Proteins co-encoded in one Malus domestica chromosome 09, GDT2T_hap1 genomic window:
- the LOC103442274 gene encoding RING-H2 finger protein ATL46-like, producing the protein MIPRMAEGKDLRWFSGHTHLKMSWVQHQIQVKDGYLSYPPPFSLQSSPPYAGTFRSESNSNPSPPSSSGSRISPALLFIIVILAVLFFISGLLHLLVRFLTKHPSSSASSQSNRYPEMSTADVLQRQLQQLFHLHDSGLDQAFIDALPVFQYRDIVGAKEPFDCSVCLCEFTEKDKLRLLPTCNHAFHINCIDTWLLSNSTCPLCRSTLFNPEYSVENPIFDFDDYREEEGYPGNGENRFASRQKTMDIEEIVVDKGILPVRLGKFRKVDAEVGETGGGEGSSSRLDARRCFSMGSYQYVLNDSELRVPLSNDQQGRNVKPTRGIENNGNLSIDSDMEGKKISSVTKGESYSVSKIWLWSKKGKFSSSTDTQMGMPSSLNTDLPWMNRTQPE; encoded by the coding sequence ATGATACCTCGAATGGCAGAGGGGAAAGATCTTAGATGGTTTTCTGGGCACACTCATTTGAAGATGTCTTGGGTTCAGCATCAAATCCAGGTTAAAGATGGTTATTTGAGCTACCCTCCTCCTTTTTCTCTTCAATCTTCACCCCCGTATGCTGGAACTTTTCGTAGTGAATCGAACTCGAATCCATCACCACCGTCATCATCCGGTTCAAGAATTAGTCCTGCTTTGCTTTTTATAATAGTGATTCTGGCTGTGCTGTTTTTCATCTCCGGTTTGCTCCACCTGCTCGTTCGATTCCTTACTAAGCACCCGTCTTCCTCAGCTTCTTCTCAGTCTAATCGGTACCCAGAAATGTCTACTGCTGATGTTCTTCAGAGACAGCTGCAGCAGCTCTTCCACCTTCATGATTCTGGTCTAGATCAAGCATTTATCGACGCTCTTCCTGTTTTCCAGTATCGTGATATTGTGGGTGCGAAAGAGCCGTTCGATTGTTCTGTTTGCCTTTGTGAGTTTACCGAGAAGGACAAGCTCAGATTGCTCCCTACGTGTAACCATGCTTTCCATATCAACTGTATAGATACTTGGCTACTGTCAAATTCAACATGTCCTCTTTGTAGGAGTACCCTTTTTAATCCCGAGTACTCGGTTGAAAACCCAATTTTTGATTTTGATGACtatagagaagaagaagggtatCCTGGTAATGGAGAAAACAGGTTCGCTTCAAGGCAAAAAACCATGGACATTGAGGAAATTGTTGTCGATAAGGGGATCTTGCCTGTGAGACTCGGCAAATTTAGAAAGGTAGATGCTGAGGTAGGGGAGACGGGAGGAGGAGAGGGTAGTAGCAGTAGATTGGATGCAAGAAGATGTTTTTCAATGGGTTCGTATCAGTATGTGCTTAATGATTCAGAACTTCGGGTTCCCTTATCAAATGATCAACAAGGCCGCAATGTAAAGCCAACAAGAGGGATAGAAAACAATGGTAATCTTTCAATTGATAGTGACATGGAGGGAAAGAAGATCAGCAGTGTGACTAAGGGTGAAAGCTATTCTGTTTCCAAGATCTGGCTCTGGTCGAAGAAGGGCAAGTTTTCAAGCTCGACAGATACACAGATGGGCATGCCTTCGTCTCTTAACACAGACTTGCCATGGATGAATAGAACGCAACCAGAATGA